One Candidatus Nanosynbacter featherlites genomic region harbors:
- the trpS gene encoding tryptophan--tRNA ligase, translating to MSKPVILTGVRANNDIHIGNYFGAILPIVDMAKRRSADFDINLFIPDLHSFTTPIDHSKLYDSILNNARIYTAAGLPLDNPAIHLYRQSRVPAHSELAWILDCFTGFGEMSRMTQFKDKSDKLHGDQISVGLFNYPVLMAADILLYGATYVPVGDDQTQHLEFTRDIAERMNRKFGNLFVVPKPVAQQHQFFGNDQGLRIKDLMNPTKKMSKSNDSGKGIIFLGDEPQIAHKKIMSATTDSLGKVQYDRDNQPGIANLLEILTLVRQDAGRDVSLEQTISEYAGMERYGDFKRIVADEVAEFLANFQAHLAAVDEQAIESKLESSEHDMNLVANETLHRVQTAVGLRR from the coding sequence ATGAGTAAACCCGTCATCCTCACTGGCGTGCGCGCCAACAACGATATTCACATTGGCAATTATTTTGGTGCCATTTTGCCGATTGTCGACATGGCGAAGCGCCGCTCGGCCGATTTTGATATCAATCTGTTCATCCCCGATCTACATAGCTTCACCACGCCAATCGACCACAGTAAACTGTACGACAGCATTCTCAACAACGCCCGGATTTATACCGCCGCGGGGCTGCCGCTAGATAATCCAGCCATTCATCTGTACCGCCAAAGTCGCGTCCCAGCCCACAGCGAGCTGGCGTGGATTTTGGACTGCTTCACCGGGTTTGGCGAGATGAGCCGGATGACGCAGTTTAAGGATAAATCCGACAAGCTTCACGGTGACCAGATTTCCGTCGGCCTGTTCAACTACCCAGTCCTGATGGCCGCCGACATCTTGCTCTACGGCGCCACCTACGTGCCAGTTGGCGACGACCAGACGCAGCACCTAGAATTTACCCGCGACATTGCCGAGCGGATGAACCGCAAATTTGGCAATCTGTTCGTCGTACCCAAACCAGTCGCCCAGCAGCATCAATTCTTCGGCAACGACCAAGGCCTGAGGATTAAAGATCTGATGAACCCGACCAAAAAGATGAGCAAATCCAACGACAGCGGCAAGGGCATCATTTTCCTCGGCGACGAGCCGCAGATAGCACACAAAAAAATCATGAGTGCCACCACCGACTCACTAGGCAAGGTGCAGTACGACCGCGACAACCAGCCGGGCATTGCTAATCTACTAGAGATCTTGACGTTGGTGCGCCAGGACGCTGGACGAGACGTCAGCTTGGAGCAGACCATTAGCGAATACGCCGGCATGGAGCGCTACGGAGATTTCAAGCGAATCGTGGCCGATGAAGTAGCGGAATTCTTGGCGAATTTCCAAGCGCACCTGGCGGCAGTTGACGAGCAGGCAATTGAAAGTAAGCTGGAATCCAGCGAGCACGATATGAACCTCGTCGCTAACGAAACTTTGCACCGCGTCCAAACAGCCGTGGGGCTACGGAGATAG
- a CDS encoding RsmB/NOP family class I SAM-dependent RNA methyltransferase, whose amino-acid sequence MAKRKDSVQERQRKRELWINRTSKWSGLPRAEVEAKLAQTRTQSFRLNPLVDGEVAPELLSRQVAWCPDGYEIISEHLADYQQLADSGRGYIQNAASWLPVLALAPAAGERVLDLCAAPGGKSSHIQAMSAGQADLVCNDNSKPRLMKLQANLKRLNAPAEFTLADARHISRRQLEAFDKILLDAPCSGEGLMSLNARDVSLFDSWSVAHIRRLSDLQKRLILEAWRLLKPGGTLVYSTCTMAPEENEAVVDWLLRRQPDAEPIPIDIAPLPNRVPAVQSWNDRDLTHDLGECLRLMPGPLTEAFFVAAFRKAPLAESMV is encoded by the coding sequence ATGGCCAAGCGTAAAGACTCAGTTCAGGAGCGCCAGAGAAAGCGTGAGCTCTGGATCAATCGCACTAGCAAGTGGAGCGGTCTACCTCGCGCCGAGGTCGAGGCGAAACTAGCACAAACCCGCACCCAGAGTTTTCGCCTCAATCCGCTGGTCGATGGGGAAGTTGCCCCCGAATTGCTGAGCCGCCAGGTTGCCTGGTGTCCGGATGGCTATGAAATTATCTCCGAGCACCTCGCTGATTATCAGCAGCTGGCTGACAGCGGACGTGGCTACATCCAAAATGCCGCCAGCTGGCTACCAGTGTTAGCGCTTGCACCTGCGGCGGGTGAACGCGTCCTCGACCTGTGCGCTGCACCCGGCGGTAAATCCAGCCATATACAAGCCATGTCCGCTGGTCAAGCCGACCTGGTGTGCAATGACAATTCCAAGCCGCGCCTGATGAAACTCCAGGCCAACCTCAAACGGCTCAACGCCCCGGCCGAGTTCACACTAGCCGATGCTCGGCATATTTCCCGCCGTCAGCTGGAGGCCTTTGACAAAATCCTTCTCGACGCTCCGTGTTCCGGCGAGGGGCTGATGAGCCTGAACGCTCGTGACGTCTCGTTGTTTGACAGCTGGTCGGTGGCGCATATCCGGAGACTGAGTGATCTACAAAAGCGCCTCATCCTCGAAGCTTGGCGCCTGCTAAAACCTGGCGGCACACTTGTTTACAGTACCTGTACCATGGCGCCAGAAGAGAACGAAGCAGTCGTCGATTGGTTGCTGCGCCGTCAGCCTGACGCTGAGCCCATACCGATCGACATCGCACCGCTGCCAAATCGCGTTCCCGCCGTCCAGTCCTGGAACGACCGTGACCTGACGCATGACTTAGGCGAGTGCTTGCGTCTGATGCCAGGCCCCTTGACCGAGGCGTTTTTTGTTGCGGCATTTCGTAAAGCACCTCTCGCCGAATCAATGGTATAA
- a CDS encoding RluA family pseudouridine synthase, translating into MKISPRTVLKIARLYQLADDNTPVKALRHLKIQTDESHIVAEFILNKQHFAVLYGSIVDEESIDELWLDRPANAEMLPNPLDSSFTETPFQGKFVMMFRIVPTKQRLDVHLSTAFDPSISRSLWQKYIKAGYVSVNQCVVTAPKFEVDETDEIAVKLPEQEQASAELPILYEDDDVMVVNKPSGLLTHAKGGLSTEPTVAEIIRPKTSFASDTDRPGIVHRLDRDTSGILIIAKNPDAAAHLQKQFAQRTTKKTYLAVTDGVPKLSAAKIDLPIGRSPAAPSTFRVDPNGKPAQTTYRVLTATDNQALIELKPTTGRTHQLRVHMAHLNTPILGDRVYGKPNASRLMLHAHKLEITLPSGERKTFEAAIPSVFTELFPNCAQNIKEPNDQ; encoded by the coding sequence GTGAAAATTTCGCCGCGCACCGTCCTCAAGATCGCCAGATTGTACCAGCTGGCAGACGACAACACGCCCGTCAAGGCCTTGCGCCACCTGAAGATTCAGACGGACGAGTCGCACATCGTAGCGGAATTTATTTTGAATAAGCAGCATTTCGCCGTGCTGTACGGCTCGATCGTTGACGAGGAATCAATTGACGAATTATGGCTTGATAGGCCTGCCAACGCTGAGATGTTGCCAAATCCGCTTGACTCGAGCTTCACCGAGACACCGTTTCAGGGCAAGTTTGTCATGATGTTTCGAATTGTACCGACCAAGCAGCGCCTAGACGTCCACTTGTCCACGGCATTTGATCCGTCAATTTCGCGCAGCCTCTGGCAAAAATACATCAAAGCCGGCTACGTGTCGGTCAACCAGTGCGTGGTGACAGCGCCAAAGTTTGAGGTCGACGAGACTGACGAGATCGCCGTCAAGCTACCAGAGCAGGAGCAGGCCAGTGCAGAACTGCCGATACTGTACGAAGATGATGACGTGATGGTAGTGAACAAGCCAAGCGGACTCCTGACTCACGCCAAAGGTGGACTATCGACCGAGCCGACGGTAGCGGAAATTATTCGTCCCAAGACTTCGTTTGCCTCGGACACCGACCGGCCAGGCATCGTCCACCGACTCGACCGCGACACTTCAGGCATACTGATTATCGCTAAAAATCCTGACGCTGCCGCCCATCTACAAAAGCAATTCGCCCAGCGCACCACCAAAAAAACTTACCTCGCAGTGACCGACGGCGTACCAAAATTAAGCGCCGCAAAGATCGACCTACCGATTGGTCGCAGCCCAGCCGCACCCAGCACCTTCCGCGTCGACCCGAACGGCAAGCCCGCCCAAACAACCTACCGCGTACTGACAGCAACTGATAACCAGGCGCTCATTGAACTCAAACCCACCACCGGCCGCACCCATCAACTCCGCGTCCATATGGCGCACCTAAATACACCAATTCTCGGTGACCGCGTCTACGGTAAACCAAACGCCAGCCGCCTGATGCTCCACGCCCACAAACTGGAAATCACGCTACCATCAGGTGAACGAAAAACCTTTGAAGCGGCTATTCCTAGTGTATTTACCGAACTATTTCCTAATTGCGCCCAAAACATAAAAGAGCCAAACGATCAATGA